In Streptomyces sp. DG2A-72, one genomic interval encodes:
- a CDS encoding beta-glucosidase, which yields MTDTVSRRSTLRLLGAAIAVAAAASGGLTPPSRAHAQGKPGAGAAPRVEALIAKLTLDEKISLLHGATDPATLGQAGYVPGVKRLGIPPLRLADGPAGVRVTRHATALPAPVLLASAFDPALARRYGQVIGREGRALGQDVLLSPMVNLIRTPYAGRNFETFGEDPLLSSDLVAAEIEGIQGEGLIATVKHFAMNNQEKDRTTVDVRVDEQTMHETELRPFEAAVQAGTGAVMGAYNKVNGTYACENKALLTDILRTRWGFDGWVMTDWRAAHSTAKALTAGLDMEMPGDVYFGEALKKAAQNRSVPEQHIDQAVRRILTVMDRFGLLDGSAPTRPDRDAKAGAAVALEVAKAGATLLHNERGTLPLAAGDIAVIGPTGELPFVSGGGSAHVVPDRADSPLDAIRVRAGRAAKVTYALGEDLYGRPLPASALSPGFKSEGQGVGAGKTWTYDGELTVAETDEWTFVIHYSGAADLRPKVLVDGKELFPVKPGYGEWFSGGLIYTAPDQLSVRRTTLRLTKGKHTLKITARGGDTGQLFRLRHTTGAIRTQDVAEAVRAARAARHVVLFAYEDATEGQDRTTIALPGHQDELIDAVTSANPRTTVVLNTSCATSMPWLTRTGAVLQMYYPGQEGAAATAAVLFGDCDPGGRLTQTFPVDDDHHPVAGNAARYPGVGGREEYTEGIHLGYRWYEAEGVPPLFPFGHGLSYTSFSYEDLSVRPAGRGLDVTFTVRNTGRRAGVAVPQVYVGKSPDLPLDQAVRVLGAYRRLSLLPGEQRRVTVHVAARTLSSWDPNRHDWALGTGLRVVWVGASARDLRLRGLGEVRG from the coding sequence ATGACCGACACCGTCTCCCGGCGATCCACGCTGCGTCTGCTGGGCGCCGCGATCGCCGTCGCCGCGGCGGCCTCCGGCGGACTCACCCCGCCGTCGCGCGCCCACGCGCAGGGCAAGCCCGGTGCGGGGGCCGCACCCCGCGTCGAGGCGCTCATCGCCAAGCTCACCCTCGACGAGAAGATCTCCCTGCTGCACGGCGCCACCGACCCCGCCACACTGGGCCAGGCGGGCTACGTCCCCGGCGTGAAACGCCTCGGCATCCCGCCACTGCGCCTCGCCGACGGCCCGGCCGGAGTCCGCGTCACCCGGCACGCCACCGCCCTGCCCGCCCCCGTCCTGCTGGCCTCCGCCTTCGACCCCGCCCTCGCCCGCCGCTACGGACAGGTCATCGGACGCGAGGGCCGCGCCCTCGGCCAGGACGTCCTGCTGTCCCCGATGGTCAACCTCATCCGCACCCCGTACGCGGGCCGCAACTTCGAGACCTTCGGCGAGGACCCGCTGCTCTCCTCCGACCTGGTCGCCGCCGAGATCGAGGGCATCCAGGGCGAGGGGCTCATCGCGACCGTCAAGCACTTCGCGATGAACAACCAGGAGAAGGACCGTACGACCGTCGATGTGCGGGTCGACGAGCAGACCATGCACGAGACCGAACTGCGTCCCTTCGAAGCGGCCGTGCAGGCCGGTACCGGCGCGGTCATGGGCGCGTACAACAAGGTCAACGGCACCTACGCCTGCGAGAACAAGGCCCTCCTCACCGACATCCTGCGCACCCGGTGGGGCTTCGACGGCTGGGTGATGACGGACTGGCGGGCCGCGCACAGCACCGCCAAGGCCCTCACCGCCGGGCTCGACATGGAGATGCCGGGCGACGTCTATTTCGGCGAGGCCCTGAAGAAGGCCGCGCAGAACCGCAGCGTGCCCGAGCAGCACATCGACCAGGCGGTACGCCGCATCCTCACCGTGATGGACCGCTTCGGGCTGCTCGACGGCAGCGCCCCGACCCGCCCCGACCGGGACGCCAAGGCGGGTGCGGCCGTCGCCCTGGAGGTCGCCAAGGCGGGCGCGACCCTGCTGCACAACGAGCGCGGCACCCTCCCGCTGGCCGCCGGGGACATCGCGGTGATCGGCCCGACCGGCGAACTGCCCTTCGTCAGCGGCGGCGGCAGCGCCCATGTCGTCCCCGACCGCGCCGACAGCCCCCTCGACGCCATCCGGGTGCGCGCCGGACGGGCCGCGAAGGTGACGTACGCGCTCGGCGAGGACCTCTACGGCAGACCGCTCCCGGCGTCCGCGCTCTCCCCCGGCTTCAAGAGCGAGGGCCAGGGCGTCGGTGCCGGGAAGACATGGACATACGACGGTGAACTGACCGTCGCCGAAACCGATGAATGGACCTTCGTCATCCACTACTCGGGCGCGGCCGACCTCCGCCCCAAGGTCCTCGTCGACGGCAAGGAACTCTTCCCGGTCAAGCCCGGCTACGGCGAATGGTTCAGCGGCGGCCTCATCTACACCGCGCCCGACCAGCTGTCCGTGCGCCGCACGACCCTGCGCCTCACCAAGGGCAAGCACACCCTGAAGATCACCGCGCGGGGCGGGGACACCGGCCAGCTGTTCCGGCTGCGGCACACCACCGGCGCGATCCGCACGCAGGACGTCGCCGAGGCGGTACGGGCCGCTCGCGCCGCCCGGCATGTCGTCCTGTTCGCCTACGAGGACGCCACCGAGGGCCAGGACCGCACCACCATCGCGCTCCCCGGCCACCAGGATGAGCTGATCGACGCGGTGACCTCGGCGAACCCGCGCACCACCGTCGTCCTCAACACCTCGTGCGCCACGTCGATGCCATGGCTCACGCGCACCGGCGCCGTGCTCCAGATGTACTACCCGGGCCAGGAGGGCGCCGCCGCCACCGCCGCCGTCCTGTTCGGAGACTGCGACCCCGGCGGCCGGCTCACCCAGACCTTCCCCGTCGACGACGACCACCATCCCGTCGCCGGCAACGCCGCCCGCTACCCCGGTGTCGGCGGCCGTGAGGAGTACACGGAGGGCATCCACCTCGGCTACCGCTGGTACGAGGCCGAGGGCGTGCCGCCCCTGTTCCCCTTCGGGCACGGGCTGTCGTACACCTCCTTCTCCTACGAGGACCTGTCCGTGCGCCCCGCCGGCCGCGGGCTCGACGTCACCTTCACCGTCCGCAACACGGGCCGGCGCGCCGGTGTCGCCGTGCCGCAGGTGTACGTCGGGAAATCGCCCGACCTCCCACTCGACCAGGCCGTACGGGTGCTGGGCGCCTATCGGCGACTCTCCCTGCTCCCGGGCGAACAGCGCCGCGTCACCGTGCACGTCGCCGCCCGCACCCTCTCCTCGTGGGACCCGAACCGCCATGACTGGGCACTCGGCACGGGCCTGCGCGTGGTGTGGGTCGGGGCGTCGGCGCGGGATCTGCGGCTGCGGGGACTGGGAGAGGTACGCGGATAG
- a CDS encoding RICIN domain-containing protein, with protein MQSPYPPRPPYAPRPGVSQGESDRNLVAQLNGPDGGGRAVALLLTRHWRATYDYAVICLASTESSAAMAATAAFHQVLGRPTGGALRPRLLAAVRDTVKEWAAEESISTVLPELRKPTGGRGLLAARSVTPERRRLAERAFRALPGASQCLLWHTEAEADPISVPAGLLGVDSGTATAALEQAREQFRAGCVRAHRELAPSAECRFYNRLLDVPIRRGGALLPDVRRHLMECRYCRHAAEQLSHFEGGLEVLLAETVLGWGAVRYLDSRPGRGGGRELPAARAFARPRSGGRHRPAPAGLLAPARRHTKAVVVGIGLTSLALLATVLTAKGWSEDNGVPGAQATWGVPSGSSGRPSAASQPSSASAQRPSEVGHGRFRNPAADACLDVRDGRVEPGTAAVLAACSSAGSQRWSYENDGLLRSLADPSLCLGSDADRGAVALSGCVVHAGQVQYDLTVHGDLLLRWRNGQAVAPGPGKDVVVTDRDGSPKQRWVLEPGSDAPEESSAPEPEVRKAPDRPSEQGPDDPPEQYQTRSVQAVAGSEPDAEAPGARADGLPAQGHVLHAASAATASVVATLEAALH; from the coding sequence GTGCAATCTCCCTACCCCCCACGGCCCCCGTACGCGCCGCGGCCCGGAGTGAGCCAGGGGGAGTCCGACCGCAATCTCGTCGCCCAGCTGAACGGCCCCGACGGCGGTGGCCGTGCCGTCGCGCTGCTGCTGACCCGGCACTGGCGGGCGACGTACGACTACGCAGTCATCTGCCTGGCCTCCACGGAGAGTTCAGCGGCGATGGCGGCCACCGCCGCGTTCCATCAGGTGCTCGGCCGGCCCACCGGCGGCGCGCTGCGGCCCCGACTCCTCGCGGCCGTACGGGACACCGTCAAGGAGTGGGCCGCCGAGGAGAGCATTTCCACGGTGCTGCCCGAACTCCGCAAACCGACCGGTGGTCGCGGACTGCTTGCGGCGCGCTCCGTGACGCCCGAAAGGCGGCGGCTCGCCGAGCGCGCTTTCCGAGCCCTTCCGGGGGCCTCGCAATGCCTGCTCTGGCACACCGAGGCCGAGGCCGACCCCATATCCGTACCAGCTGGTCTGTTGGGGGTGGATTCGGGCACTGCGACGGCCGCTCTCGAGCAGGCTCGGGAGCAATTCCGGGCGGGCTGTGTGCGCGCCCACCGGGAACTCGCGCCCTCTGCGGAATGCCGCTTCTACAACCGCCTCCTCGATGTCCCGATTCGCCGTGGCGGGGCGCTGCTGCCGGATGTCCGACGTCATCTGATGGAGTGTCGGTACTGCCGTCACGCCGCCGAGCAGCTGAGTCATTTCGAGGGCGGCCTGGAAGTGCTGCTCGCCGAAACGGTGCTCGGCTGGGGCGCGGTCCGCTATCTCGACTCACGGCCCGGCCGCGGTGGGGGCCGTGAGCTGCCCGCCGCACGCGCCTTCGCCCGTCCGAGAAGCGGCGGACGTCACCGTCCCGCACCCGCCGGCCTCCTCGCCCCGGCCCGACGGCACACCAAGGCCGTCGTCGTCGGAATCGGCCTGACCTCCCTCGCGCTGCTGGCCACCGTGCTCACCGCCAAGGGCTGGTCCGAAGACAACGGTGTCCCTGGCGCGCAGGCCACCTGGGGGGTGCCCAGCGGCAGTTCCGGTCGGCCGAGCGCGGCGTCCCAGCCGTCGTCCGCCTCCGCGCAGCGGCCGTCGGAGGTCGGCCACGGCAGGTTCCGCAATCCGGCAGCCGACGCGTGCCTCGATGTGCGCGACGGCCGGGTGGAGCCCGGTACGGCTGCCGTACTGGCGGCCTGTTCGTCCGCCGGGTCGCAGCGGTGGTCGTACGAGAACGACGGTCTGTTGCGCAGCCTCGCCGATCCGTCCCTCTGCCTCGGCTCCGACGCCGACCGGGGAGCGGTCGCGCTGTCCGGCTGTGTGGTGCACGCGGGGCAGGTGCAGTACGACTTGACCGTGCACGGCGACTTGCTGCTGCGCTGGCGCAACGGGCAGGCCGTCGCACCCGGTCCGGGCAAGGACGTGGTCGTCACCGACCGGGACGGATCCCCGAAGCAGAGGTGGGTGCTCGAACCGGGGAGCGACGCGCCCGAGGAGTCCAGTGCCCCCGAGCCGGAGGTGCGGAAGGCTCCGGACCGGCCCTCGGAGCAGGGCCCGGACGATCCGCCCGAGCAGTACCAGACGCGTTCCGTCCAGGCCGTGGCCGGGTCCGAGCCCGATGCCGAGGCACCGGGAGCGCGTGCCGACGGCCTTCCGGCCCAGGGTCATGTCCTGCACGCGGCGTCAGCGGCGACCGCGTCCGTCGTCGCGACTCTTGAAGCCGCTCTCCACTGA
- a CDS encoding spermidine synthase, giving the protein MNEPIPVTRTVDHGIAKLMPDVDRKRAWLLTVDGAPQSYVDLDEPTHLEFEYARRLGHVLDTVAEPGSPLDVLHLGGGALTLPRYVAATRPGSRQDVVEADRALLELVGEQLPLTDGAGVALHAADARAWLADAPAGSADVIVADVFGGSRVPAHLTSVAYAAEADRVLRAGGVYLANLADATPFAFLRSQLATFATVFQELALIAEPAVLRGRRFGNAVLVAAHHPVDTGALARLTAADPFPARVEHGLVLRHFTGAARPVGDEEAVPSPEPPDGAFGIG; this is encoded by the coding sequence GTGAACGAACCCATACCCGTGACCAGGACGGTCGACCACGGCATCGCCAAGCTCATGCCCGATGTCGACCGGAAGCGGGCCTGGCTGCTCACCGTCGACGGGGCGCCGCAGTCGTACGTCGATCTGGATGAACCGACGCATCTGGAGTTCGAGTACGCGCGGCGGCTCGGGCATGTCCTGGACACCGTTGCCGAACCGGGGAGTCCGCTGGACGTCCTGCACCTCGGTGGGGGAGCGCTCACCCTGCCCCGGTATGTGGCGGCCACGCGGCCCGGCTCCCGGCAGGACGTCGTGGAGGCTGATCGGGCGCTGCTGGAGCTGGTCGGCGAGCAGCTTCCGCTCACGGACGGAGCCGGTGTCGCCCTGCATGCCGCGGACGCGCGTGCGTGGCTGGCGGACGCGCCGGCCGGGTCGGCGGACGTCATCGTCGCGGACGTCTTCGGCGGCTCACGTGTGCCGGCGCATCTGACGTCGGTCGCCTACGCCGCGGAGGCCGACCGGGTGCTGCGAGCGGGCGGCGTCTATCTCGCCAACCTCGCCGATGCCACGCCCTTCGCCTTCCTGCGCTCCCAACTCGCCACCTTCGCCACGGTGTTCCAGGAGCTGGCGCTGATCGCCGAACCGGCCGTCCTGCGCGGCCGGCGCTTCGGCAACGCGGTGCTCGTCGCAGCGCACCATCCCGTCGACACCGGCGCGCTGGCCCGGCTCACCGCCGCCGATCCCTTCCCGGCCCGCGTCGAACACGGGCTCGTGCTGCGGCACTTCACCGGCGCCGCGCGTCCGGTCGGGGACGAGGAGGCCGTGCCGTCACCCGAGCCCCCCGACGGGGCGTTCGGCATCGGCTGA
- a CDS encoding TVP38/TMEM64 family protein, whose amino-acid sequence MLDATTRSGGTAPTAAPSADATELTAAVPTPGGFATRCTRVLLSPWSRLSLLVALLAAAGASVLLFEPQKLMAQGWPPQVGGPTAVVIFAVAYGLVTVAFVPRPLLNLAAGALFGSALGMVAAMTGTVIGAAISFALGRMLGQDALRPLLRGRLLNTADRQFSKHGFRSMLAVRLFPGVPFWAANYAASVSRMGYFPFLLATALGSIPNVAAYVVAGARAGAPTSPVFLIAVAAIALPVLGGAVVAWRKRHHLRRR is encoded by the coding sequence ATGCTCGATGCCACCACCCGCTCTGGGGGCACCGCACCCACGGCCGCTCCCTCGGCCGACGCCACGGAGCTCACCGCCGCCGTACCCACTCCGGGTGGCTTCGCCACGCGCTGCACGAGAGTGCTGCTGTCGCCGTGGTCGCGCCTGTCCCTGCTCGTCGCACTGCTTGCGGCGGCCGGGGCGTCGGTGCTGCTCTTCGAACCCCAGAAGCTCATGGCGCAGGGCTGGCCGCCACAGGTCGGCGGTCCCACGGCGGTGGTGATCTTCGCTGTGGCGTACGGCCTGGTCACCGTGGCGTTCGTGCCGCGGCCGCTGCTGAACCTCGCGGCCGGCGCGCTCTTCGGCTCGGCCCTGGGCATGGTCGCCGCCATGACCGGCACGGTGATCGGGGCCGCGATCTCCTTCGCGCTCGGCCGGATGCTCGGCCAGGACGCCCTGCGCCCGCTGCTGCGCGGCCGGTTGCTCAATACGGCGGACAGGCAGTTCAGCAAGCACGGTTTCCGGTCGATGCTGGCGGTGCGGCTGTTCCCCGGTGTGCCGTTCTGGGCCGCGAACTACGCCGCCTCCGTCTCCCGCATGGGCTACTTCCCGTTCCTGCTCGCCACGGCGCTCGGTTCGATCCCCAACGTCGCCGCGTACGTCGTCGCCGGCGCCCGGGCCGGGGCGCCGACGTCTCCGGTGTTCCTGATCGCGGTGGCCGCCATAGCTCTGCCGGTCCTCGGGGGCGCCGTGGTGGCCTGGCGCAAGCGCCACCACCTGCGCCGCCGCTGA
- the tuf gene encoding elongation factor Tu, with amino-acid sequence MSKTAYVRTKPHLNIGTMGHVDHGKTTLTAAITKVLAERGAASFVPFDRIDRAPEEAARGITINIAHVEYETDTRHYAHVDMPGHADYVKNMVTGAAQLDGAILVVSALDGIMPQTAEHVLLARQVGVDHIVVALNKADAGDEELTDLVELEVRDLLSQHGYGGDAAPVVRVSGLKALEGDPRWTASVEALLDAVDTYVPMPERYLDAPFLLSVENVLTITGRGTVVTGAVERGTVRVGDRVEVLGASVDTVVTGLETFGKPMEEAQAGDSVALLLRGVARDVVRRGHVVAAPGSVVPSRRFSAQVYVLSAREGGRTTPVSSGYRPQFYIRTADVVGDIDLGEVGVARPGETVTMTVELGRDVPLEPGLGFAIREGGRTVGAGTVTALV; translated from the coding sequence ATGTCCAAGACGGCATACGTGCGCACCAAACCGCATCTGAACATCGGCACGATGGGCCACGTAGACCACGGCAAGACCACCCTGACCGCCGCCATCACCAAGGTCCTCGCCGAGCGCGGCGCCGCGTCCTTCGTCCCGTTCGACCGGATCGACCGGGCGCCGGAGGAGGCCGCGCGCGGCATCACCATCAACATCGCGCACGTCGAGTACGAGACCGACACCCGCCACTACGCGCACGTGGACATGCCGGGCCACGCCGACTACGTCAAGAACATGGTCACCGGGGCCGCACAGCTCGACGGGGCGATCCTCGTCGTCTCCGCGCTCGACGGGATCATGCCGCAGACCGCCGAACACGTGCTGCTCGCCCGGCAGGTGGGCGTCGACCACATCGTCGTCGCCCTGAACAAGGCCGACGCGGGCGACGAGGAGCTGACCGACCTGGTCGAGCTGGAGGTCCGTGACCTGCTCTCCCAGCACGGGTACGGCGGTGACGCGGCGCCTGTCGTACGGGTCTCCGGGCTGAAGGCGCTGGAGGGCGACCCGCGTTGGACGGCGTCCGTGGAGGCGCTTCTGGACGCCGTGGACACGTATGTGCCCATGCCGGAGCGGTACTTGGATGCGCCGTTCCTGCTGTCCGTGGAGAACGTGCTCACCATCACCGGCAGGGGCACGGTGGTGACGGGCGCCGTCGAGCGGGGCACGGTCCGTGTGGGCGACCGGGTCGAAGTGCTCGGCGCCTCCGTCGACACCGTGGTCACCGGCCTGGAGACCTTCGGCAAGCCGATGGAGGAGGCGCAGGCCGGGGACAGCGTGGCGCTGTTGCTGCGGGGAGTCGCCCGTGACGTGGTCCGGCGCGGGCATGTCGTGGCCGCGCCCGGCAGTGTGGTGCCCAGTCGTCGGTTCTCGGCGCAGGTGTACGTCCTGTCGGCGCGTGAGGGTGGGCGTACGACGCCTGTCTCCTCCGGATATAGGCCTCAGTTCTATATCCGTACGGCGGATGTGGTGGGGGACATCGACCTCGGTGAGGTGGGTGTCGCGCGGCCCGGGGAGACGGTCACGATGACCGTCGAGCTCGGGCGCGATGTGCCGCTGGAGCCTGGGCTCGGGTTCGCCATCCGTGAGGGCGGACGGACCGTTGGGGCGGGGACCGTCACGGCCCTTGTGTGA
- a CDS encoding MFS transporter, which produces MTSAAESRARRPRRPEWAGRNYSLLTAAAVVTNLGSHGALIAAAFAVIETGGDGGDVGLVAAARTLPLVLFLLIGGAVADRLPRHRVMVAANALNVVSQGAFAVLVLAGEPQLWQMMLLTALGGTGQAFFSPAAEGMLLSTVSGEQASRAFAVFRMAMQGAAVGGAALGGAMVAAIGPGWVLAADAAAFAVAASLRSFLDVGHIPPREPGGGLLADLREGWREFTGRPWLWAVVVQFSVANAVVAAAEAVYGPLVARDHLGGAGPWGLALGCFGAGTVAGALLMTRWKPRRLLLAGTLCVFPLALPSAALAVPVPVAALCAVMFVTGVTLEVFGVSWMTALHQEIPEDKLSRVAAYDWFGSVALVPLATALAGPAEEGLGRTNALWGCAALVVVVTAAALCVPDVRNLRRTSTPVAKGAPGADNGSADAERPVGGLG; this is translated from the coding sequence GTGACCTCCGCCGCCGAATCCCGCGCCCGCCGCCCTCGCAGGCCCGAGTGGGCGGGCCGCAACTACAGCCTGCTGACCGCCGCCGCGGTCGTCACGAACCTGGGCAGTCACGGCGCGCTGATCGCCGCCGCGTTCGCCGTGATCGAGACCGGCGGCGACGGCGGTGACGTGGGCCTGGTGGCCGCCGCCCGCACGCTGCCGCTGGTGCTCTTCCTGCTGATCGGCGGCGCCGTCGCGGACCGGCTGCCCCGGCATCGCGTGATGGTCGCGGCGAACGCCCTCAACGTTGTCTCGCAGGGCGCGTTCGCCGTGCTGGTCCTCGCCGGCGAGCCGCAGCTGTGGCAGATGATGCTGCTGACCGCGCTGGGCGGCACCGGTCAGGCGTTCTTCAGCCCGGCCGCGGAGGGCATGCTGCTGTCCACGGTCAGCGGGGAGCAGGCGAGCCGCGCGTTCGCGGTGTTCCGGATGGCGATGCAGGGCGCGGCGGTGGGCGGCGCTGCCCTCGGCGGCGCGATGGTCGCCGCGATCGGGCCCGGCTGGGTCCTCGCGGCCGACGCCGCCGCCTTCGCGGTCGCCGCATCGCTGCGGTCCTTCCTCGACGTCGGCCACATCCCGCCGCGCGAGCCGGGCGGCGGACTCCTCGCCGACCTCCGGGAAGGCTGGCGGGAGTTCACCGGCCGGCCGTGGCTGTGGGCCGTCGTGGTGCAGTTCTCCGTCGCGAACGCCGTGGTCGCCGCGGCCGAGGCGGTCTACGGCCCCCTCGTCGCCCGGGACCACCTCGGCGGAGCGGGCCCGTGGGGTCTGGCACTGGGCTGCTTCGGCGCGGGCACGGTGGCCGGCGCACTCCTGATGACCCGTTGGAAGCCACGCCGTCTCCTCCTCGCCGGCACCCTCTGCGTCTTCCCCCTCGCCCTGCCGTCCGCCGCCCTCGCCGTGCCGGTGCCGGTCGCCGCGCTGTGCGCGGTGATGTTCGTGACCGGGGTGACGCTGGAGGTCTTCGGGGTTTCCTGGATGACCGCGCTCCATCAGGAGATCCCCGAGGACAAGCTGTCGCGGGTCGCCGCCTACGACTGGTTCGGCTCGGTCGCGCTGGTGCCGCTGGCGACGGCGCTGGCGGGTCCGGCGGAGGAGGGGCTTGGGCGGACGAACGCGCTGTGGGGGTGCGCGGCGCTGGTCGTGGTGGTGACCGCGGCGGCGCTGTGCGTGCCGGACGTACGGAATCTGCGCCGCACCTCCACGCCCGTGGCCAAGGGGGCGCCGGGTGCGGACAACGGCTCAGCCGATGCCGAACGCCCCGTCGGGGGGCTCGGGTGA
- a CDS encoding DNA alkylation repair protein → MGVTGGGTKNVPRSDVADTVLKRLTTTYAAAADPERAVAMRTYMKDVAPFLGLGTPERRALSRTVLEGVPRPDETDCTAIALRCWQLPEREYHYFAVDYLRRHVGRCSSDFLPVARHLVSTVPWWDTVDALASHVVGGLVAADPKLKTEMDAWIADDDLWIARTALLHQLRYKERTDSERLFAYCLHQSGHPDFFIRKAIGWCLREYAKTDPEAVRAFVARKQGRLAPLSVREALKNIGA, encoded by the coding sequence ATGGGCGTCACAGGAGGGGGAACAAAGAATGTACCCCGCAGCGATGTCGCCGACACCGTCCTGAAGCGACTCACCACCACCTATGCCGCCGCGGCCGACCCGGAACGCGCCGTGGCCATGCGGACGTACATGAAGGACGTCGCTCCCTTTCTCGGCCTCGGCACACCGGAGCGGCGCGCCCTGTCCCGCACGGTCCTGGAGGGCGTGCCCCGCCCCGACGAGACCGACTGCACCGCGATCGCCCTGCGCTGCTGGCAGCTGCCCGAGCGGGAGTACCACTACTTCGCCGTCGACTATCTGCGCCGCCACGTCGGCCGCTGTTCCTCGGACTTCCTGCCGGTGGCGCGGCACTTGGTGAGCACCGTCCCGTGGTGGGACACCGTCGACGCACTCGCCTCCCACGTAGTGGGAGGCCTGGTCGCCGCCGACCCGAAGCTGAAGACCGAGATGGACGCCTGGATCGCCGACGACGACCTGTGGATCGCCCGCACCGCCCTGCTCCACCAGCTGCGCTACAAGGAGCGCACCGACTCCGAGCGCCTCTTCGCCTACTGCCTGCATCAGTCGGGCCACCCTGATTTCTTCATCCGCAAGGCGATCGGCTGGTGCCTGCGCGAGTACGCCAAGACCGACCCGGAGGCCGTACGGGCCTTCGTGGCCCGGAAGCAGGGGAGGCTCGCGCCGCTGTCGGTGCGGGAGGCGCTGAAGAACATCGGAGCCTGA
- a CDS encoding helix-turn-helix domain-containing protein: MDAPSELGDFLKSRRAALRPEDVGIAPQPSRRRVPGLRREELAMLAGVSITHYTRLEQGRALGASDSVLNAIARTLRLTADETAHLKNLARPTSARRPAAPRVSHAGHSARQLLAAMTDVPALVLDRRNDVVAWNRLGHALLAGHLAPDSPDTAAARPNLTRMLFLDERYRGLFTDWHEEAQLGVASLRLVAGRHPDDRSLAELIGQLSMNCREFAALWARHPVRTCTSGVKHVRHPLVGAMDLSFENLVIPGSSGRRLIAYTAEPGTPSEAALRLLAGATAAATEGAAATVRS, translated from the coding sequence GCGTCCCGAGGACGTCGGCATCGCCCCGCAGCCGTCCCGCCGACGCGTCCCGGGGTTGCGCCGCGAGGAGCTGGCCATGCTGGCGGGCGTCAGCATCACGCACTACACCCGGCTGGAACAGGGCCGCGCCCTGGGTGCCTCGGACTCGGTGCTGAACGCCATCGCGCGCACCCTGCGTCTCACCGCGGACGAGACCGCCCACCTCAAGAACCTCGCCCGGCCCACGTCCGCACGACGCCCCGCCGCTCCTCGGGTGTCGCACGCCGGACACTCGGCACGGCAGCTGCTCGCGGCCATGACCGACGTGCCCGCGCTCGTCCTGGACCGGCGTAACGACGTCGTCGCCTGGAACCGTCTGGGCCACGCACTGCTCGCCGGACACCTGGCGCCCGACAGCCCCGACACTGCGGCGGCCCGCCCCAACCTGACCCGGATGCTCTTCCTGGACGAGCGGTACCGCGGGCTGTTCACCGATTGGCACGAGGAGGCGCAGCTGGGCGTCGCCTCGCTGCGGCTGGTCGCCGGACGGCATCCGGACGACCGCTCGCTGGCCGAGCTGATCGGTCAACTCTCCATGAACTGCCGCGAGTTCGCCGCCCTGTGGGCCCGGCATCCGGTGCGCACCTGCACCTCGGGCGTGAAGCACGTGCGCCATCCGCTGGTCGGCGCGATGGACCTCAGCTTCGAGAACCTCGTCATCCCCGGCAGCTCCGGCCGGCGACTGATCGCCTACACCGCGGAGCCCGGCACCCCCTCCGAGGCCGCGCTGCGCCTGCTGGCCGGTGCCACGGCCGCGGCGACCGAGGGCGCCGCCGCGACTGTGCGGTCTTGA
- a CDS encoding DUF4442 domain-containing protein — MSIGELLAATVPMVRTLNLEYLETTPEKAVLALPDQSEYRNHVGGPHAGAMFTLGESASGAIVLAAFGDQLSRAVPLPVNAEIAFKKIALGPVRATATLGRPAADIVAELDEGKRPEFPVTVAIQREDGAVTGEMTVVWTLRPNG, encoded by the coding sequence ATGTCGATCGGCGAACTGCTCGCCGCCACGGTGCCGATGGTTCGGACCCTGAACCTGGAGTACCTGGAGACCACTCCGGAGAAGGCCGTGCTGGCCCTCCCGGACCAGAGCGAGTACCGCAATCACGTCGGCGGTCCGCACGCCGGAGCGATGTTCACCCTCGGCGAGTCGGCCAGCGGCGCGATCGTCCTGGCCGCCTTCGGGGACCAGCTCTCGCGCGCCGTACCCCTCCCGGTCAACGCCGAGATCGCCTTCAAGAAGATCGCGCTCGGGCCGGTCAGGGCCACCGCGACGCTCGGCCGCCCGGCCGCCGACATCGTCGCCGAACTCGACGAGGGCAAGCGCCCGGAGTTCCCGGTGACCGTCGCCATCCAGCGCGAGGACGGCGCCGTCACCGGCGAGATGACCGTTGTGTGGACGCTCCGGCCCAATGGCTGA